The Oryza sativa Japonica Group chromosome 11, ASM3414082v1 DNA window GGAGAATTCACTTAAATCAATGAGAAAATGTTTCAACATTTTTAGCCGCACAATTTGCTCTGGCATGTGCTTTATTTGTGTGCCTCTTAGGTCCAGCATCCGCAAAGATCCTGGCTCGCACACTTCTGATGGGATCTCACTTATGTGGGTGTGGCTGATGTCCAATGCATTCAGGGTGCGCAGCTCTTTGATTTGTGGTGGGAGCTTGCTGACCTTTGTGTTACTGACGCTCAGATAACTCAGCACAAGCATTTTGCATATCTGCAGTAGGTCCTCATCCTTCAAATTCTCCCAGCCTTGAAGATCCAACGACACCAGATATCCAAACTTGTCTAGAGGGACTGTTGTTCTGTTGACTGCACCAGATATGAGTAGTGAACGAGTATGAGACAAATCCATTTCTTGCAGCATTTCTGGGAGCTGTGGATCGGGATGGTGGAGAGCTAGACGACGTGCTATCCGAGTGTTCTTGCCACCACCTCTTGGTGCTGAGTTGAGAGTTGCGCTGGTAATGACATAACCCTTCTCTGCTGCTCTGTAAGCAAGAAACCTCAGTATGAAAGGATTGACCTGCCACAGGCACAAGTCATCTTCATCAAGATTGTGTCCACAGTTCCTTGCTGCTGGGGTGATTATATTCCTGTCAACCATCTCAGAGAAATGCAACTCAGACAACAGCCCTTCGTCTAGCCATTTCATGACAAGACGATCCTTCTCAAACACATATCCCTGTGGCAACATGCTTAGGTAGAGTAACGATTGTCTCAACTCATCACTGTAATCAAATGATAGCCAGTGTTCAAACTGTTTCAGCAGCAGGCGTACTTCTTCCACCCTAGGAATTGCTGAGCTGCCGTGTTGCTGTTGATGTTGTTTCAACCAATCAGCCATACCAGTTATGAACGATGGTATTCCTCTACATTTCATCAATATTTCATCACATAATAGCTTCAGATTTTCTGGAGGGCAATCGTCCATGGAACCAAAAGCTTTTATGTGGAGCAGCTTCTCTGAATCTGAGTGACTCAGAGGCTTCATCTTATGCACAATCCCATTATAATTTGACAAACACCACCCTGCTATCCGCTCATCGCCAGCCGTAAACAATATTCTGCTACCACAGTTATTATTAGGAAATGCACCCTTGATCAATTCCAAATCTGATTCGTTGAATATATTATCGATCAAAGCGAAGTATCTGGAGGGACAATACGAAGAGAAAATATTAACAGAATTCGAGCTCTGATGCTGTACTGTAAGAGAAGTCGTAAATAAGTAGTGCTATATAATTATAGCAGCTGAATTAAGCAAGCAGTAAATGTTGTTTACCTCTTATCCTTGAGGCGTTCTGATATGTTGCGAGCCAACAGCTCCAGGTCGTCCCCCAACATCGTGATTTCTGAGCTGTTTGGTGATGATGGTGCCTCCAGTTGCTCTATGATCTGCTTCAGGATGGTTTGAGGAACAAGCTTGCTCCCGTGAGGCCTCCGGGAGAAGTTAGCCACAATGTGGCACTGGAAATGAGTTTGGCACCGGAGTCGACGGTGGAGCTCCATGGCAAGAGTGGTCTTGCCAATGCCGGCAGGTCCAGCAATGGCCATGACCCGGAGGCTCTCGTCGGCGGCCATGAGCCATCCGAGCAGCTCGTTTGCCGTGCCGTCGATGGCAACAAGATGATCATGGACGGTACAGGCCTCGACTTGGGCTGCTTGAGGCGGTGATGGCATGAGCTCAGAGCGTAGACCATTGAACACAAGGTAGAGAGGGTATACCTTCCGCGGAATGTCATAGCCGAATGACCTTCGGCGGCGGAAGCGCCGCGTGGCTTTTCGCAGCGGCACGCAAGGCTGATTAGATAGAAATTTCACGATAGCCGTGACCGTATTCCGCACTCCGATCAGAACACTCATCCAGGTCATCAGGTCATAATGGGCACCATCATCATGATCCCCAATGGAAGGCGACATCGGCATCCTCAGGTATGCGACAATGGCGCCCAGTTCCATCTCCAGGAACGCCAAACCGTGCCTTTCGTGGGCGTCGGTGAAGCGTCCACTCTTCAGCAGCTTAGAGACACTCTCAAGGAGGGGCTCCAACTCCTTCAACGCCGCCTCCTTCTTCTCCATGATGGAAGTTCTTCCCATCGCTCCCTCCGACATGATCCCCGGCCGCACGCCTGCAACACTGTACGGTAAGTACTCAAGAGATAGCTAGCTAGTGCGGCAGAACAAAATTACTGCATCATGTAAACAACTGTATTGCAGAATGCAGATGCATGCCGAATGCGAGCTAGGCAGATCTATCTCTAGCTTGCCTGAGAGTTCTGCTACTTTTACTTGCTTTGCCTCTTCTCTGCTCTCCCTTGTTGTCTGTCATTTCCAGCTTGCAAAGCGaagtagtagcaattaattaacACTGAACTCTGCATGCATCTCTTCTCAATTACTCCAGtagttttcttcttcttataGCACTTTACACATTATTCTTGCCATGTGCATGTCACGTTACTAAGGATGATGACTTTGCTTCCACTTTCGTTCATTCCTCCGGTGCTATGTTCCAAAAGAAGATCCTCCAGTGCTATTATCAAATTAAAAAGAAGATCCTCTCACACAAGTTCTTTTCCAGGAAAGTACCACTCCGGCAAGTTAAAAGGCGCGCG harbors:
- the LOC4350892 gene encoding disease resistance protein Pikm1-TS-like isoform X1; its protein translation is MPRRKPTLCFCLGCVRPGIMSEGAMGRTSIMEKKEAALKELEPLLESVSKLLKSGRFTDAHERHGLAFLEMELGAIVAYLRMPMSPSIGDHDDGAHYDLMTWMSVLIGVRNTVTAIVKFLSNQPCVPLRKATRRFRRRRSFGYDIPRKVYPLYLVFNGLRSELMPSPPQAAQVEACTVHDHLVAIDGTANELLGWLMAADESLRVMAIAGPAGIGKTTLAMELHRRLRCQTHFQCHIVANFSRRPHGSKLVPQTILKQIIEQLEAPSSPNSSEITMLGDDLELLARNISERLKDKRYFALIDNIFNESDLELIKGAFPNNNCGSRILFTAGDERIAGWCLSNYNGIVHKMKPLSHSDSEKLLHIKAFGSMDDCPPENLKLLCDEILMKCRGIPSFITGMADWLKQHQQQHGSSAIPRVEEVRLLLKQFEHWLSFDYSDELRQSLLYLSMLPQGYVFEKDRLVMKWLDEGLLSELHFSEMVDRNIITPAARNCGHNLDEDDLCLWQVNPFILRFLAYRAAEKGYVITSATLNSAPRGGGKNTRIARRLALHHPDPQLPEMLQEMDLSHTRSLLISGAVNRTTVPLDKFGYLVSLDLQGWENLKDEDLLQICKMLVLSYLSVSNTKVSKLPPQIKELRTLNALDISHTHISEIPSEVCEPGSLRMLDLRGTQIKHMPEQIVRLKMLKHFLIDLSEFSERSVKYLGDLHDLKILAITWAFHQCNDKAYQQALLSSLGKWRQLKSLTIHCGLGCSMEFLRSLSDPPKFLDEFKVTAGKFANVPQWIEGLEHLTFLQITVCKQVAGDVKILAGLVKLQRLILGLEFIPEEAIVIESKGFKELEKFSLDCPVPRLTFEEEAMPKLTYLRLNLHTSPMSEMSVPSGIGNLKMLSEVALCYNVRYMNSPNIKRKVEAVSKEVAKHRNPIDLFIRGMQIEVNQAGEEEAEGATRFNQVNSPEDVVQAADEAAPRRETEFQSEIEDEGETECHA
- the LOC4350892 gene encoding disease resistance protein Pikm1-TS-like isoform X2 yields the protein MAADESLRVMAIAGPAGIGKTTLAMELHRRLRCQTHFQCHIVANFSRRPHGSKLVPQTILKQIIEQLEAPSSPNSSEITMLGDDLELLARNISERLKDKRYFALIDNIFNESDLELIKGAFPNNNCGSRILFTAGDERIAGWCLSNYNGIVHKMKPLSHSDSEKLLHIKAFGSMDDCPPENLKLLCDEILMKCRGIPSFITGMADWLKQHQQQHGSSAIPRVEEVRLLLKQFEHWLSFDYSDELRQSLLYLSMLPQGYVFEKDRLVMKWLDEGLLSELHFSEMVDRNIITPAARNCGHNLDEDDLCLWQVNPFILRFLAYRAAEKGYVITSATLNSAPRGGGKNTRIARRLALHHPDPQLPEMLQEMDLSHTRSLLISGAVNRTTVPLDKFGYLVSLDLQGWENLKDEDLLQICKMLVLSYLSVSNTKVSKLPPQIKELRTLNALDISHTHISEIPSEVCEPGSLRMLDLRGTQIKHMPEQIVRLKMLKHFLIDLSEFSERSVKYLGDLHDLKILAITWAFHQCNDKAYQQALLSSLGKWRQLKSLTIHCGLGCSMEFLRSLSDPPKFLDEFKVTAGKFANVPQWIEGLEHLTFLQITVCKQVAGDVKILAGLVKLQRLILGLEFIPEEAIVIESKGFKELEKFSLDCPVPRLTFEEEAMPKLTYLRLNLHTSPMSEMSVPSGIGNLKMLSEVALCYNVRYMNSPNIKRKVEAVSKEVAKHRNPIDLFIRGMQIEVNQAGEEEAEGATRFNQVNSPEDVVQAADEAAPRRETEFQSEIEDEGETECHA